A stretch of Exiguobacterium sp. BMC-KP DNA encodes these proteins:
- a CDS encoding GNAT family N-acetyltransferase — translation MVTHYRDYEQFKMVVLPFLLERPDTHQLILGILERGDEPLLMATAQEGNRRLVILQTIPEQAIVAGDVFSKEGIRKLARILDSPGFVGEQSILEPLLLPHSIYDVHMEQGVYALTKVVMPRIPEGVIFKAIPKQESRHAIQFATGFLNEVESRPSDRQLTQLHQSMTRHIEQGSLFGLFSGSMLVAMAAATRPTQTGITISYVYTPKELRGNGYASYLVAKLSEHLLQSYPVVTLYTDWANQTANKIYQHVGFELVGRSLHIKKQERYR, via the coding sequence ATGGTGACACATTATCGTGATTATGAACAATTCAAAATGGTCGTCCTTCCGTTTCTACTTGAACGTCCAGATACGCATCAGTTGATTCTAGGTATATTGGAACGGGGGGATGAGCCGCTCCTGATGGCAACGGCACAAGAAGGCAATCGACGACTCGTCATTTTGCAAACGATACCGGAGCAAGCGATCGTTGCAGGTGATGTGTTTTCAAAAGAGGGTATCCGAAAGCTAGCGCGTATTTTGGATAGTCCAGGGTTCGTTGGAGAACAGTCGATCTTAGAACCGCTGTTATTACCGCATTCGATCTATGATGTGCATATGGAGCAGGGAGTGTATGCCTTGACGAAGGTAGTGATGCCGCGCATACCTGAAGGTGTCATTTTTAAAGCGATCCCGAAACAAGAATCACGGCATGCAATCCAGTTTGCGACGGGTTTTTTGAATGAAGTCGAATCGCGTCCGTCCGATCGACAACTCACGCAACTCCATCAGTCGATGACGCGACACATCGAACAAGGAAGTTTGTTCGGATTGTTCAGTGGATCAATGCTCGTTGCAATGGCAGCAGCTACGCGTCCGACACAAACCGGTATTACGATCTCTTACGTCTATACTCCAAAGGAGCTACGCGGAAATGGATATGCTTCTTATCTCGTAGCTAAACTCTCTGAACACTTGCTGCAATCTTACCCAGTCGTGACGCTATATACCGATTGGGCAAATCAAACAGCGAATAAAATTTATCAGCACGTTGGCTTCGAGTTAGTCGGACGATCCTTACATATTAAGAAA